The sequence below is a genomic window from Cucumis melo cultivar AY chromosome 5, USDA_Cmelo_AY_1.0, whole genome shotgun sequence.
ttccgtctttcttcctttattgGGACAATGCTCCTTCTAGTCTCAATCCCTCGTCGTATTTGAATTCGGATAGGAGACAGGTTGAGGGCTTCACTGCAAGATAGAAAAGGAAGGATACGAGAGACCTACGTTAGACTATCGAATGATAATATAAATGACATgtttctattttcattttttgttagTTAAACATCGCTTAGTTAATTTCATGAGTTTAATAGCAAATAATAAGTATGAGGTGTAGTGTGACAAATTTTACAACTATCGTGCAATATCGACTGCCACTAGAATGATAATATATTTCTCATTTAACCAATATAACAACTTAGTATATAATAAGGTACTAATTTTTGTGTGTGAACTATCTAACAAATCCTTAAAACACACACACAATTACTCTAAAGTTCCACTTTAATATTGGTTCTTAACTCCACTAGTGCATTTTATATAAATAGTTGTGTGGTGTCAACATTTTAATAAAAtgatacaatatatataattgtgATAATGTTAATATAATATGATGTCTATCTCTTcgtgtttttttaaattattattatcaaattattattattgaaaatattccAACAACATTaatcaaccttttttttttctctatttcttTACAATTTGCGTAATCATATCCTGCACTTTATAGCATGTGAAATCATATATACAAACTAAGACAATTACTTAATTATTTATAGAgataacaaacaaaaaaaagaaaggtatTTGTATGTTTTTGTATTTATAATTCAATAAGTTATTTTAAATGTTTCAATGATTTTGGAAACATcattcaataataatttattaaaaatgacttattaattaattaatatacaatacacatataaaaacaatataataCATTGCAAATTTCACATTGAGCtagatttaaattaaaattttcaataaataattaataataattgattaTCAAGTAAACAGTAAGGAGTGATTACAGTGTCTTGTgatttaaaagtatatataacGTTTAATAATAGCTTTATTTGTATAATTGTCTTGTAAAAAATAAAACGAAGAGACGAGTGTGGATGGGTAGCCGTTACCTAAAATGAGATGGAGGGTGGTGATGGAAGGAGAGTGAGTGGTGCACTGAAATAAGCGTACACCCGAAAACACGTTAGTATGGGGGTTTGGTTGGGTGCAGTGGAGGTGCGTGGACCAGAATGGAACCGCGTGAATATCGAATTTGGAAGTTGTTGTAAGTCGTATGTCCACATCCAACCACACATTACACACAACCACTGGACGGCGGATACTCCATACATACTCACTCCTATTTTCATCATATTATATATTACTTTACCTACACTTTTATTCACTTTACTTTTTCAAATAAACGTTTGATAAAGTAATTtattatgaaaatttattctgATATTTGTTTAGTAGCTGTTGTGATTTTGGCTTTACCATTTTAGAAGTTAagttgtgaaaaagaaaaaaaaaaaaaaaagcatgcAACTGTTTGACTTATTTCTCGAGAATTGAATTGGTAgcaaaattataaatatagaaacaaaatttttaaaattattttgataaaattaatatatagcATACGATAAATCAAGTAATATAGAGGTGGAAGAAGTCtctatcatttttattttaggtTTTAGGTTTTGTTTGATATGAGTTTGATggtttaattataaattaattatttcatttttttagcGTTTTTTAAATTAGACACCTTTTCTCACTTCTAATTTGATTGTATTGTTGTCTcgtttttatcaatattttataaaaactaaattttgaaaactaaaaggaaatattttttaaaatatttattttgttttcaaaatttaacaaaaaaatccaattagtttatttaagaaaaatgaaaaactgttataaaaaatttagaagaactaaactttatttaaaaagatatttgttAATTTTTAAGCTTATAATTATCTCCCCACTGCttcttaattttttcttttctttcttttattatttatcctATGAAAATATTATCAAATATTAAGCAACAATTCAAATGTTTATTACTTGTGTCatagtaaatttaaaattatccTTCTCCTCCTTAAAAATAAACCTTCGTTATCACAAACAATGcctaaaaattcaaacatttagTAAACACATTCTTATCATAAAACGATACAATTTTTAATTCATGATTTTGTGTTAACTTACATGTAGAAATGAGAAAGAATTAGTAAATGCAGTTATGATCGAACAATTAAAATGAACATACCTAATTTTAGAATATAAAGTATAAGTTAAAAACTACCGTAAAGGGAGTAATTTTGACACATTTGTCGTATCAttcgttattattattatttttaagtaAAACACTTCCACAACGCCACATATAAATCTGCCATCTACACATTATATTTGTCTCATAGTCAAAGGACAGAACTTTGGATGATGCTTAATCTACAAGCTAACCTAACACcataaattaaaatagaaaatgtcATTGATAATGATagtgaaaaataccaaaatacccatatatatatatatatattttttttttcttttccatccaACAAGTGATCTGTCTTAGTCGTTGTTGAATTTGAACTTGTCAGGCAAGTTTAATGTAAAAGGGTTATTGGAATTGAAAAGTCTCAGCTTGTGTAGCAAGAATATGAGTCAAGGTCAAACTCAAACATATTCTTTTATATACACATAAACGTGACCCTTGTGGCAGACAAAAAGTGCAAATCTTTGCTAACAAAATAAACTAATTCTTCCATTCTTATAAAAGTGGGGATTTACCAAAGTCACTCCCCATTTTTTGTACTCATATAATGAATCGTTGTCATCAACTTACTTAATCGTAAAAGTTATAATGATTGCATATAAGTTGGATGGTTAAATTTTATAGGGTTAAACTTGAGCGTGTAATTACAACTACTGTCATTCTCTATGAATATTCTTTTAATATTGATATGTTAAACTCTAACtatgatatttattttagtttggatTAATAAAACGAAGGAAAAGAGGAACTtgaataatttagaaaaattaaaagaaaaactaaacattttatttttagatctattatttaaattttgggTATTTTTATGtgccatttaatttttttttattacttatattattcTTCAAATACCGATAAATTTAGTATTGACTATTcaattttattgtatttatatataaaattatttaatttttaatatttgtagGTTGTTGAGTGATTATTTTTTTgggtaaatagtttgttttacaaatttttaaatatttaagagTGGTAGTAGGTCTAATATATGTAAAATAATGATTACTTAATTTGGAGTGATTTGAAACCATTGATTTGGGTGAGGTTTCACATCAAAGTACTTATAATTTgcaaacaaaataataataataagaaagttGGTTGGGTAGTAGTGTGAAAACGGGCCGACAAGTCGGCCGATACTAAAAATAGAATAATGCAGCCCAATCCGACAGACGTATAGTCGCCCTGCAGACAAACCcaaccgacggtttctttcatTTGACTCTcgtttttcaacaaaaaaaggCTGCGGCGTCGTTTTGTAAGTGGGCTGCTTCTTTATTGAAGCTGAGTGGGCTTAGAACCCATGGGCCATACGAATGAGTAGCccgagtttttttttctttgacttTGGCGCGCGTTTCAGCTGGGAGTTGAACTGATTTTGGAGGGAAATGAACTGGACGATCTCTCCCTTTTCTCTTGGTGGGTTGAATATGATAATATTTAATTTCCTTTTCGTGtaattttttgtaatttaaaaatacatttcgATTTCGTAAGCGGAAGAACATTACGCTTACACATGGCGTTGATTTCGATGCGTAATGTTCTTTGGGTTGGTCAGCCATTTCGTTCTTCCGATTCTGTGTTTGGAGGTACTATCTGATTCTTCATTGGTGTCGTTTTCAGTGGAGTGATGATTAGTGAAGTTTTATTTCATTTGCATCGAGTTTCATGATGGTTCATTGTAATAGTTTGACTCTGCTTTCAGCTCTTGTTTAAggtttttccctttttcctttATTTGGGTTTTCTTTAATTGTTATGGAGCTAACTTTATGAGTCTAGAAAGTTCGGGTTTTTGGTGTTCTCTGTTTTACTTTAATTTCTGCTCATGTGTTAATATTTTATCTGTGGTTAACTCTTTGTTGCTTGCAAAATATTGATTTTAGGCTTTTTCTTGTTATGGGTTTATCTTGATCAAGTAATTGCTAGggtttttgttgttgttttgtGATTGTTATGTGTAAGATGTGATTAGGCTCTCTTATTGATGTTTGCATGGAATGTTATGTTACCTTAAAGAAAGTATTCCCTCTTTCCCATATGAAACGGGTATAACTCTGTTGTGGTATGTCAACATGTGAATTCTATGAAGTCTCATGAATTTGCTGTTTTGGTGAAATTTTGTTTCTGCTTGCTTCATGGCATCTCATCACAATTTTTGTAGGCTGGTTAAACTTAACTGATGAAGGACGACCGGAAGGAACGAAGAGTAATATTTGAAGTTGATGTTTCGGTAAACTGGAGGATGCATGAGAAATGGCCTGCAGTTCTGTTTTTGCTCACGTCTGTCATGACTTTCCATGTAAGAGGTACTTCTATGAACTCTTTCCACTAACTTTAATGCTAAAATTCAATTTAACAGTTACCTCCATTTGTAACACTTCAATTTCCAGTCTCTCCATTGGTACCCAGTTTCTTTTATATTCTTGTATGCATTAATTCTTTGATCTGATCAGGGGATTCAGGAGCATTTGTGGGGATAAATATTGGCACTCATGTTTCCAGTCTTCCACCTGCCTCAGATGTGGTTTCAATGCTCAAACAGTACGAGTTTACGCATGTTAGACTCTATGATGCCAATGCCCAATTACTCAAAGCCTTTGCAAATAGTAGCACCGAAGTAATGGTTGGTGTTACAAATGAGGAGGTTCTAAAGATTGGAAAGTCTCCATCAGCTGCTGCTGCTTGGGTTAATAAGAATGTTGTACTTTATACACCTGCAACCAATATAACAGCTATTGCTGTAGGCAGTGAGGTTCTTACCTCAATCCCTAATGCAGCCCGAGTCTTGATTCGTGCCATGAAATACCTTCATAAAGCCCTTGTTGCTGCAAACCTAAATCTTCAAATAAAAGTTTCAACACCCCAGTCGATGGATGTCATTCTTACCTCTTTTCCTCCCTCTACAGCCACATTCAATTCTTCATTGAACTCCACCATTTACCAACTCCTTCAGTTTTTGAAGAAGACCAACTCCTACTATATGTTAAATGTTTATCCTTATCATGGATACATTAAAGGAAATGGAAATTTCCCACTCGATTATGCTCTTTTCCAGCCACTGTCTATAAATCGGCAGATTGTTGACCCAAACACACTCCTCCACTATAACAACATGTTTGATGCCATGTTGGATGCAACCTATCATTCAATAAAAGCTCTCAACTTTTCTGACATCCCTATTGTGGTCACAGAGTCTGGTTGGCCATGGTCTGATGGAGCCGATGAACCTTATGCAACCAAGCAAAATGCTGAGATATATGTTAACAATCTTATCAGTAGGGTTCTGAATGGTTCCGGTCCACCTAGCGAGCCAACTAAACCTGTTAACACGTACATATATGAGTTGTTCAGTGAAGATCAGAAACCTGAGCCTATGTCACAGAAAAACTGGGGAGTTCTTTCAACTAAAGGTTCTGCTATATATCGTTTGAGTTCATTATCCAGCAGAGTCGCTGGAAGTTCTTCTGTTGTTTACTGTGTGGCAAAAGATGGTGCAGATCCTGGGAAGTTGCAAAATGGTCTGAACTGGGCTTGTGGTCAAGGTGGAGCTAATTGTTCTGCTATTCAACCAGGGCAGCCATGCTTTCTTCCCGATAACATTGTAAACCACGCTTCTTATGCTTATAATGACTACTATCAGAAAATGCAACTCAATGGTGGAACTTGCAACTTCGATGGCACAGCAACGTTAACTAATACTAATCCAAGTAAGTTCCTTTCTCCTAGTTCTTGCTTTATCTGTGACGATGTATTGTCTTTCCTCTATTGGATATAATTTTCACGAGGCATGAAGAAAATAGTAGAATGAAAATAACGAGAGGGAAATGGGTTCATAACTGTACTGATAGAGCTATTGGTTTGACCACAAAATATGTTGGACCTCCATTGAACCAACTTACACTAACATGAACCAGGTTGAAGGAATATTTGGATTGACTCTCTTTAgtacttaaaatttaaaaacacatTCTTTAAGTACAACaaaagtattttttaaacatttagAAAGTCAACCAACCGAAACGTTGAGCCTAATCATTACTTTCACCTTCATTGCTTCATTGCTGTGTTTTAAATATCAACTATCAAAGTTCTCGTTCTCAATCCTCAGGAAAAAGAATTGCATTGACTAGAATGCATGAAGAGGTGTTTAGATTTAGAGCACCATCAAAACACCTATGGAACTTGAGTGTTGAGTTTGGATGTACTTTCAGACCTAACTATTGCACACTTAAAAAAACTTTTCACAATAATactcatctttcttttcttttatggtttCCCCTAGTTTCAAGCTATTTGCTACATCTTTTTAATATTGATCATCTCTTTCCTTTTAAGTATAATCTATCCATTCCACATGTTTAATAATAGACACATGCACAAAATACAGTCGTGGATGCGTATTCTGTTTTCCTAATATTGGTGCCCTCTTGCAGGTCGAGGATCCTGTGTATACACTGGAAGGTGAGCAAAAAGATGCTATTGTTGTTCTGCTATTACGTTATAGAGAGCTTTTATATATTTGCTTCTTGCAATATGGTTTATCTGAAGAATTGCCAATGTATTATCTGTAACCAGTGTTAATCCAAGCGGTGGGAATGGAGCTTCACCCCCAACTCCTTCACTGACCCTGGGGCCTTCCAGCGATTTCCTCCCCCCCAGTTCAAGTTCAAAACTTGATGCCAGGCAGTTTCACTTCTTGTCGTCACCCATGCTTTTATCTGCTTTCTTTCTGCTCTTGACTTGAAGTTGCCAGCACTTTTAGGTTCTTAAGCTATTTATTGAAGGAGCAGTCTTCAACTTGCAGTTTCAAGGAAAGCTACCAAGGGATGCAAAGGTTCAACATTTTGATTGAACTTCTTGTACCAGAGTATGTATATTATGTACAAATCCTTTGTAATTATATAAATAGAATTAATGAAATGTGATTGGACCAATATACGAACATTAAGATTATGGTTGTCCAATATTTATTTACCAGTATgctatagtgataatttgatacaaaaaattataataatttcaCACTTTACCTATATGatacaaaaattcgtttatcgATGATGAATGCAAAATAAAAATTGCCCCTTTCAAATTATGCTTTTATGAAATAAGTTTGATCCTTACTTGTCTtaaatttaatgtttttgtaatggagttctttattatttatattttttttttcaaattttcaaaatttcaaatttattttagagaaaatccTACACTTCCACCCACAAGTCTTTTCTTAATTAACATTAACctaatttttagattttaaaatttctttcaAGTTCTTATTTAACAAATTGTGAAATTGACAAATCCAGCTCTAATGCTACAATTAGAATGATTAAAAGGAAAGAGATAACATGGGATTAGAAGATTTCTCCACAAATAGTATAGTATAGATTATTTATTAGATTACGCATAGTATTTAAATTCGAAATTTGAACTCTCCATTTGGAATTAAGGATatacttaatttaattaatttagttaaTGAAAAGACTAAACATCACAAAACCAATGTTAGGAAATTATGTGAAGCTTTAAGTATAACACTACCGAATTGGGATGCAAAATCTGAATTGTAATGTTGAGAAATGAAAATCATGATCTGCAATTTGGTTTGATCACATGCTCTGAACTAGGGGTGTTCAAAAAACACCGTAAGCCGACCAATCTGGACTACCCAACCCAAACCGTAAGGGTTGGATTGGGTTAAATTATGTtttgggttggattgggttaaaaaattgaaaaaaaaataagatgGGCCGAGTTACCGGGTTGGAAAATTAAGGACCGGGTTGACCCACCCAACCCGGTTTaggggtatatatatatataaaaaaaaaaaaagttcgaCGGCACGACACATTCCGACGGCCTTTACACGTTCCAATCGCAAGTTCGTGTACAGCGAGTAAATTTATTATCAACTGATGGTCAGTGTTGGATTCAAAAATCTGAAATCTAATGGTGGGAAATCGAGACCAACGGCCGCAATTGCCTCCGTTAGGTGGGGGAAGATCGTCTTCCTCAATCTCCTTAGCTGCTCCAACTTCATGGGCGTCCACGACCTCGGTCTCTGCTTCGGGCAAGAGAATTCAAAGAGAAATGACTGAGTTTAACTTAGACCCGCCTTCCGATTGCTCCGCTGGCCCTAAGGGCGACAATCTTTACCACTGGTTCGCTACCATCTTTGGCCCTTCAGGTAGTTACGACCTTTCACTCTACTCTTTGGGCTTTATCGCTACTTACTCGTACGGTTTTTGGCTTTTGTTCTTCTTTTGCTTTGCCCCATGATTTCTTGCTTCTCAGCCCGATGATTTCTTATGACCGTTAGGATTACACTTTCCTTCAGTGAGCTATTGCACACTCTTtctttgttaaatttttttagtttttgggCTGGATATTTAACCATCTAAAGATTTGTTGTTTATCTCATTTATTTCGATTCCTGAACGGATGCTCACTGAAACTCTATTGGGGTTTTATTACCTGATTCAAAACATATTCTTTGCCTTCAACTAGCAAATGTTTAATACAAAACAACTCTGAAGAAAGTGTTTGGAGGAGTCAGGAGTGCATGTATCTGCTCCTTCAAGTACTTGGTGTGCTATGCTCCTCTgtctcattgtattttgtgCAAATAATAAAAGATTAGATTAGTTGCCAAGGAATTAGGACATAAGTTATCACGCGGAGTTAATGGGGTGAGAGTTGGAGAGAAACTACGTTTAGACTAAAGTTGTCTAAtcaaaaacaagtttttgaTTAAAGTTGTCAGAGCAAGAAGCTGAAAGATCATCAAAAAATACACAAGGTTCTGCCATGGTTTTCCTACGATGTTATACGGTCAATTCTCATCTATATGCTCAATATCAACCAAAAATAGACAAAATGATCGGAGAAGATGCTCTCTGATACCAAAACTCTCAAGGATTTGGAAGAATGTTCTCTTGCTAAATAGCCACACGTCACTGTTGGACACACATATGCTTAAATGAATGAAATGAGTGCATGAAATCTGAGCCAGGATTTCAGGGAGTCATATGTTGCTATTGGTCACTATTAAATTACCTTTCTCCTTTGCATCAAGTGAATTGTTTTATTAAAACAGTGTATTTTATTGGCTTCCTTATTGAGTCTTACTGAATGAATGGGCAGACAAGAGAGAGATTAACCTAGCTCATGCAATTCGTGTGTTGTATTAGTTTATTAGACAAGAAAAAATGCACTGAAGGGCAAAAAGGCATAAGTGATGTTCGTATGGTTCTTTAAAAGGCGGACTATAGAGAGAAAAGCTGTGCTTATGCTGTTTATGCCTGATATTAGTGTTTTAGACAATAACAATACAATAAAGGACAAATGCTGCATAAGTTATGTTTATCTACCATATTGTTTAATGAAGAAAACTTCAGAAAACTTGTCCTAGCGAATCACTTCCTTTTCTTCTCAGGTTTTCTCTCTCTTGCATACTAGACATGCAGTACGAGCCATTTGTCTATAAAgctgtatttattattgattATATGAGGGCTTTGTTTGAATACTATCTTGAATATATCAGGAAAAATTGCTGGTAAAATTTATCTAGCTTTTCTCAACAGTAGTGTCTTTGTCTTGTTTTTAGGTACACCATATGAAGGTGGCATATTTTTCCTGGACATAATTTTTCCAAGTGATTATCCATTTAATCCTCCAAAGGTACTCTTGTTCACATCCTTAAATTTTAGGATTCAAAAaccaaattttcttttaccCTCATCACGAGAATCAAATGGTCATTCTTGACCTGACACTACGTTTTTGAGTTTTATGCTCATGTTTATTTACCAAGAAGGATTTGGTCTGCAGGTTGTATTTAAAACCCGAATCTACCACTGCAATGTTGATTCCACT
It includes:
- the LOC103491590 gene encoding glucan endo-1,3-beta-glucosidase 4 isoform X2; the encoded protein is MKDDRKERRVIFEVDVSVNWRMHEKWPAVLFLLTSVMTFHVRGAFVGINIGTHVSSLPPASDVVSMLKQYEFTHVRLYDANAQLLKAFANSSTEVMVGVTNEEVLKIGKSPSAAAAWVNKNVVLYTPATNITAIAVGSEVLTSIPNAARVLIRAMKYLHKALVAANLNLQIKVSTPQSMDVILTSFPPSTATFNSSLNSTIYQLLQFLKKTNSYYMLNVYPYHGYIKGNGNFPLDYALFQPLSINRQIVDPNTLLHYNNMFDAMLDATYHSIKALNFSDIPIVVTESGWPWSDGADEPYATKQNAEIYVNNLISRVLNGSGPPSEPTKPVNTYIYELFSEDQKPEPMSQKNWGVLSTKGSAIYRLSSLSSRVAGSSSVVYCVAKDGADPGKLQNGLNWACGQGGANCSAIQPGQPCFLPDNIVNHASYAYNDYYQKMQLNGGTCNFDGTATLTNTNPSRGSCVYTGSVNPSGGNGASPPTPSLTLGPSSDFLPPSSSSKLDARQFHFLSSPMLLSAFFLLLT
- the LOC103491590 gene encoding glucan endo-1,3-beta-glucosidase 4 isoform X3, with amino-acid sequence MACSSVFAHVCHDFPWDSGAFVGINIGTHVSSLPPASDVVSMLKQYEFTHVRLYDANAQLLKAFANSSTEVMVGVTNEEVLKIGKSPSAAAAWVNKNVVLYTPATNITAIAVGSEVLTSIPNAARVLIRAMKYLHKALVAANLNLQIKVSTPQSMDVILTSFPPSTATFNSSLNSTIYQLLQFLKKTNSYYMLNVYPYHGYIKGNGNFPLDYALFQPLSINRQIVDPNTLLHYNNMFDAMLDATYHSIKALNFSDIPIVVTESGWPWSDGADEPYATKQNAEIYVNNLISRVLNGSGPPSEPTKPVNTYIYELFSEDQKPEPMSQKNWGVLSTKGSAIYRLSSLSSRVAGSSSVVYCVAKDGADPGKLQNGLNWACGQGGANCSAIQPGQPCFLPDNIVNHASYAYNDYYQKMQLNGGTCNFDGTATLTNTNPSRGSCVYTGSVNPSGGNGASPPTPSLTLGPSSDFLPPSSSSKLDARQFHFLSSPMLLSAFFLLLT
- the LOC103491590 gene encoding glucan endo-1,3-beta-glucosidase 4 isoform X1, which produces MKDDRKERRVIFEVDVSVNWRMHEKWPAVLFLLTSVMTFHVRGDSGAFVGINIGTHVSSLPPASDVVSMLKQYEFTHVRLYDANAQLLKAFANSSTEVMVGVTNEEVLKIGKSPSAAAAWVNKNVVLYTPATNITAIAVGSEVLTSIPNAARVLIRAMKYLHKALVAANLNLQIKVSTPQSMDVILTSFPPSTATFNSSLNSTIYQLLQFLKKTNSYYMLNVYPYHGYIKGNGNFPLDYALFQPLSINRQIVDPNTLLHYNNMFDAMLDATYHSIKALNFSDIPIVVTESGWPWSDGADEPYATKQNAEIYVNNLISRVLNGSGPPSEPTKPVNTYIYELFSEDQKPEPMSQKNWGVLSTKGSAIYRLSSLSSRVAGSSSVVYCVAKDGADPGKLQNGLNWACGQGGANCSAIQPGQPCFLPDNIVNHASYAYNDYYQKMQLNGGTCNFDGTATLTNTNPSRGSCVYTGSVNPSGGNGASPPTPSLTLGPSSDFLPPSSSSKLDARQFHFLSSPMLLSAFFLLLT
- the LOC103491591 gene encoding constitutive photomorphogenesis protein 10; translated protein: MVGNRDQRPQLPPLGGGRSSSSISLAAPTSWASTTSVSASGKRIQREMTEFNLDPPSDCSAGPKGDNLYHWFATIFGPSGTPYEGGIFFLDIIFPSDYPFNPPKVVFKTRIYHCNVDSTGNVSLDILKDNWSPALTIAKVLIAVKSIFVNPNPYDPNAPGVAHLYLADRAKHDEIAAEWTLRFAK